The Vibrio astriarenae genome contains a region encoding:
- the dnaJ gene encoding molecular chaperone DnaJ, with protein sequence MSKRDFYEVLGVSRDASERDIKKAYKRLAMKFHPDRNQGDESAAEKFKEVKEAYEILLDPQKKAAYDQYGHAAFEQGGMGGGGFGGGQGDFGDIFGDVFGDIFGGGRGRGGQQRAQRGADLRYNMELSLEEAVRGVSKEIEVPTLVHCDTCDGSGAKKGSSPETCGTCHGHGQVQMRQGFFAVQQTCPTCHGKGKIIKDPCNVCHGQGRKQKTKTLSVKIPAGVDTGDRIRLSGEGEAGEMGAPAGDLYVQVHVKEHNIFERDGNNLYCEVPVSFAMAALGGEVEVPTLDGRVNLKVPTETQTGRMFRMRGKGVKGVRGGGVGDLIVKLVVETPVNLSSRQKELLKEFEESCGGDAATKHKPKSEGFFNGVKKFFDDLTS encoded by the coding sequence ATGTCAAAACGTGATTTTTACGAAGTATTAGGCGTTAGCCGTGATGCATCAGAGCGCGATATTAAGAAGGCGTACAAGCGCCTAGCGATGAAATTCCACCCTGACCGCAATCAGGGTGATGAATCTGCGGCAGAAAAGTTTAAAGAAGTAAAAGAAGCGTACGAAATCCTGCTTGATCCACAGAAGAAGGCAGCCTACGACCAATACGGTCACGCGGCGTTTGAACAAGGTGGCATGGGCGGCGGTGGCTTTGGCGGCGGCCAAGGTGATTTCGGCGATATCTTTGGCGATGTATTTGGTGACATCTTCGGCGGTGGCCGTGGTCGCGGTGGTCAACAACGTGCGCAGCGCGGTGCAGACTTGCGTTACAACATGGAGCTATCGCTAGAAGAAGCGGTACGTGGTGTATCGAAAGAGATTGAAGTACCAACACTGGTTCACTGTGATACATGTGACGGTAGCGGCGCGAAGAAAGGCTCATCACCAGAGACATGTGGTACCTGTCATGGTCATGGCCAAGTACAAATGCGTCAAGGCTTCTTTGCTGTTCAGCAAACCTGTCCAACCTGTCACGGTAAAGGCAAGATCATTAAAGACCCATGTAATGTGTGTCATGGTCAAGGTCGCAAGCAGAAAACTAAGACGCTTAGCGTTAAGATCCCTGCGGGTGTCGACACTGGCGATCGCATTCGTCTATCTGGCGAGGGTGAAGCGGGCGAAATGGGTGCTCCAGCCGGTGACTTGTATGTACAAGTGCACGTGAAAGAGCACAACATTTTTGAGCGCGATGGCAACAACCTATACTGTGAAGTCCCAGTTAGCTTTGCAATGGCAGCCCTTGGTGGCGAAGTTGAAGTCCCAACGCTTGATGGTCGTGTGAATCTGAAAGTGCCTACTGAGACACAAACAGGTCGCATGTTCCGTATGCGTGGTAAAGGCGTGAAAGGTGTTCGCGGCGGTGGTGTAGGCGATCTTATCGTTAAGCTAGTGGTAGAAACGCCAGTCAACCTAAGCTCACGTCAGAAAGAGCTGCTTAAAGAGTTTGAAGAGTCATGTGGCGGCGATGCAGCAACCAAGCATAAGCCAAAGTCAGAAGGTTTTTTCAACGGCGTGAAGAAATTCTTTGATGACCTGACGAGCTAA
- the dnaK gene encoding molecular chaperone DnaK: MGKIIGIDLGTTNSCVAVLDGDKPRVIENAEGERTTASVIAYTDGETLVGQPAKRQAVTNPENTLFAIKRLIGRRFEDEEVQRDIEIMPYKIVKADNGDAWVEAKGQQMAAPQVSAEVLKKMKKTAEDFLGEEVTGAVITVPAYFNDAQRQATKDAGRIAGLEVKRIINEPTAAALAYGLDKKGGDRTIAVYDLGGGTFDISIIEIDEVEGEKTFEVLATNGDTHLGGEDFDNRMINYLVEEFKKEQGIDLKTDPLAMQRVKEAAEKAKIELSSTSQTDVNLPYVTADATGPKHMNVKVTRAKLESLVEDLVQRSLEPLKVALADADLSVSDINDVILVGGQTRMPMVQAKVAEFFGKEARRDVNPDEAVAMGAAVQGGVLAGEVKDVLLLDVTPLSLGIETMGGVMTKLVEKNTTIPTKANQVFSTAEDNQNAVTIHVLQGERKQASYNKSLGQFNLEGIQAAPRGMPQIEVTFDLDADGILHVSAKDKQTGKEQKITIQASGGLSDEDIEKMVQEAEANKEADKKFEELAAARNQADQMIHGTRKQVEEAGEALPAEEKEKIEAAITELEEARKGEDKEAIDAKVQALMTAAQKLMEIAQQQAQAAQGAEAGAEQPQQDDVVDAEFEEVKEDDKK, translated from the coding sequence ATGGGTAAAATCATTGGTATTGACTTAGGTACTACTAACTCTTGTGTTGCTGTTCTTGACGGTGACAAGCCACGCGTAATCGAAAACGCGGAAGGCGAGCGTACAACAGCATCGGTAATCGCATACACAGATGGTGAAACGCTGGTTGGTCAACCTGCAAAACGTCAAGCAGTAACTAACCCAGAAAACACGCTATTTGCTATTAAGCGTCTTATCGGTCGTCGTTTTGAAGACGAAGAAGTACAGCGTGATATCGAAATTATGCCTTACAAAATTGTTAAGGCAGACAACGGTGATGCATGGGTAGAAGCGAAAGGCCAACAAATGGCTGCTCCTCAAGTATCTGCTGAAGTACTTAAGAAAATGAAGAAAACTGCTGAAGACTTCCTTGGTGAGGAAGTCACTGGCGCGGTTATCACAGTTCCTGCTTACTTTAACGATGCTCAGCGTCAAGCAACGAAAGATGCTGGCCGTATCGCTGGTCTAGAAGTTAAACGTATCATCAACGAACCGACAGCAGCGGCTCTAGCTTACGGTCTAGACAAGAAAGGCGGTGACCGCACTATCGCTGTATACGACCTTGGTGGTGGTACATTTGATATCTCAATCATCGAAATCGATGAAGTTGAAGGCGAGAAAACATTTGAAGTTCTAGCGACTAACGGTGACACGCACCTTGGTGGTGAAGACTTCGATAACCGCATGATCAACTACCTAGTTGAAGAGTTTAAGAAAGAGCAAGGCATCGATCTTAAAACTGATCCACTAGCGATGCAGCGTGTTAAAGAAGCAGCAGAAAAAGCGAAAATCGAGCTTTCTTCTACTTCACAAACAGACGTTAACCTACCGTACGTAACGGCTGACGCGACGGGTCCTAAGCACATGAACGTTAAAGTAACTCGTGCGAAACTAGAATCTCTAGTTGAAGACCTAGTTCAACGTTCTCTTGAGCCACTAAAAGTTGCTCTTGCAGATGCTGACCTATCAGTAAGCGACATCAACGACGTTATCCTAGTTGGTGGTCAGACTCGTATGCCTATGGTTCAAGCTAAAGTGGCGGAGTTCTTCGGTAAAGAAGCTCGTCGTGACGTGAACCCTGACGAAGCAGTAGCAATGGGTGCTGCAGTTCAAGGTGGTGTACTTGCGGGTGAGGTTAAAGATGTACTTCTACTAGACGTTACTCCACTGTCTCTAGGTATCGAGACGATGGGCGGCGTAATGACTAAGCTAGTTGAGAAGAACACAACGATCCCAACAAAAGCGAACCAAGTTTTCTCTACTGCAGAAGACAACCAGAACGCAGTAACTATCCACGTTCTACAAGGTGAGCGTAAGCAAGCGTCTTACAACAAGTCTCTTGGTCAATTTAACCTAGAAGGTATTCAAGCAGCACCTCGTGGCATGCCACAAATCGAAGTAACATTCGACCTAGATGCTGACGGTATCCTACACGTGTCTGCAAAAGACAAGCAGACAGGTAAAGAGCAGAAGATCACTATCCAAGCGTCTGGTGGTCTAAGCGACGAAGATATCGAGAAAATGGTTCAAGAAGCAGAAGCGAACAAAGAAGCGGACAAGAAGTTCGAAGAGCTAGCGGCTGCACGTAACCAAGCTGACCAAATGATTCACGGTACTCGCAAGCAAGTAGAAGAAGCTGGTGAAGCTCTACCTGCAGAAGAGAAAGAGAAGATTGAAGCAGCAATCACTGAACTTGAAGAAGCTCGTAAAGGCGAAGATAAAGAAGCTATCGACGCTAAAGTTCAAGCTCTAATGACAGCAGCTCAGAAGCTGATGGAAATTGCTCAACAACAAGCTCAAGCGGCTCAAGGCGCTGAAGCAGGTGCAGAGCAACCTCAGCAAGACGACGTTGTAGATGCAGAGTTTGAAGAAGTTAAAGAAGACGACAAGAAGTAA
- a CDS encoding dicarboxylate/amino acid:cation symporter, with protein sequence MDKSLSSKIFVGLFTGLIIGTAIQYLLNDIALFDTYLLGLAEGAGGMFVSLIKLLVVPLVYVSIVCGIVELKDIRSFGRLGGKTFSLYILNTIFAIIAALAIAMIVQPGAGANLAGTVEGTVEIASTTTPDIFSMVVNIVPSNPFQAFAEGDMLQIIFMAILTGLAIQALDTQAKPAVKAFKIANSVMMKLIGLVMSLAPYGVFALMIQLGATLDANTLGSVAGYVALVVAVLCFWIFVVYPILVQLFTGISAREFSRKTREQVLFSLSTASSNATIPVTMRTLTDKLGVSKSVAGFGVPLGATMNMAGASIYIAIAAVFCANAFGQPIAMADMLTLGFTVLLLSIGAGGVPGGGVVMIGVILHQLGLPPEGLAIVAAVDRINDMFCTSSNVVGDTAVNTIVAKSEGEIGVEETREAQPAQSNA encoded by the coding sequence ATGGACAAATCTCTTTCAAGTAAAATCTTCGTAGGATTATTTACTGGTTTAATCATCGGTACCGCAATCCAATACCTTCTTAACGACATCGCCCTATTTGATACCTACTTGCTTGGTTTAGCAGAGGGTGCAGGTGGTATGTTCGTGTCATTGATTAAGCTTCTCGTTGTTCCTCTAGTCTACGTTTCTATCGTATGCGGCATCGTTGAGCTAAAAGACATTCGCTCGTTTGGTCGCCTAGGTGGCAAGACATTCTCGCTTTACATTTTGAATACTATTTTTGCGATTATTGCTGCACTTGCGATTGCGATGATTGTACAGCCGGGGGCGGGTGCAAACCTAGCAGGTACAGTTGAAGGCACAGTAGAAATTGCCTCTACAACCACGCCTGATATCTTCTCCATGGTAGTGAACATCGTTCCAAGCAATCCTTTCCAAGCGTTTGCTGAAGGCGACATGCTACAGATCATCTTTATGGCTATCTTGACGGGTCTAGCGATTCAAGCGCTGGATACGCAAGCGAAACCAGCGGTAAAAGCATTTAAGATTGCTAACAGCGTGATGATGAAACTGATCGGCTTGGTGATGAGTCTAGCGCCATATGGTGTGTTTGCTTTGATGATTCAGTTGGGTGCAACCCTTGATGCCAACACGCTAGGTTCTGTAGCGGGTTATGTAGCGCTTGTCGTTGCGGTACTTTGTTTCTGGATCTTTGTGGTTTATCCGATTTTGGTTCAGCTGTTCACTGGAATTTCAGCGCGCGAGTTTTCTCGCAAGACTCGTGAGCAGGTGCTGTTTTCTCTATCAACAGCAAGCTCCAACGCGACGATTCCAGTGACGATGCGAACCCTTACAGATAAGCTGGGTGTGTCTAAGTCTGTGGCTGGCTTTGGTGTGCCGCTAGGCGCAACGATGAACATGGCTGGTGCGTCTATCTATATCGCTATTGCCGCTGTGTTCTGTGCTAATGCTTTTGGTCAGCCAATCGCGATGGCCGATATGCTGACACTTGGCTTTACTGTTCTTCTCCTATCGATTGGCGCTGGTGGTGTACCAGGCGGTGGCGTCGTGATGATCGGTGTTATTTTGCACCAACTGGGTCTACCACCAGAAGGCCTTGCAATTGTTGCCGCGGTTGACCGCATTAATGATATGTTCTGTACGTCGTCAAACGTAGTAGGTGATACTGCCGTGAACACGATTGTCGCGAAGTCAGAAGGCGAAATTGGTGTTGAGGAGACGCGTGAAGCGCAACCTGCTCAGTCTAATGCTTAA
- the grpE gene encoding nucleotide exchange factor GrpE — MSNEENKVNEEELKQDVEQVEQDAEVVGAEGDIEWNAEEVEQDETESKIAQLEAALLSSEAKVQEQQDSVLRAKAEVENMRRRTEQEIDKARKFALNKFAEELLPVIDNLERAIQAADAENEVVKPILEGVELTHKTFQDTLAKNGLKEINPEGETFNPEMHQAMSIQESPDHESNTVMFVMQKGYELNGRVIRPAMVMVAK; from the coding sequence ATGAGCAACGAAGAAAACAAAGTAAACGAAGAAGAACTAAAGCAAGACGTTGAGCAAGTTGAGCAAGACGCGGAAGTCGTAGGCGCAGAAGGCGATATCGAGTGGAACGCTGAGGAAGTTGAACAAGACGAAACTGAATCAAAGATCGCTCAACTGGAAGCGGCACTACTTTCAAGCGAAGCTAAAGTTCAAGAGCAGCAAGACTCTGTTCTTCGTGCGAAAGCAGAAGTTGAAAACATGCGTCGTCGTACAGAGCAAGAGATCGACAAGGCACGTAAGTTTGCCTTGAACAAGTTTGCGGAAGAGCTACTACCTGTGATCGACAACCTAGAGCGTGCGATTCAAGCTGCTGATGCTGAGAATGAAGTTGTGAAGCCGATTCTTGAAGGTGTAGAGCTGACGCACAAGACGTTCCAAGACACGTTAGCGAAGAACGGCTTGAAAGAGATTAACCCAGAGGGTGAGACGTTCAATCCTGAAATGCATCAAGCGATGTCGATTCAAGAAAGCCCAGATCACGAATCAAATACAGTGATGTTCGTAATGCAAAAAGGTTACGAGCTAAACGGTCGAGTGATCCGTCCAGCAATGGTTATGGTCGCGAAGTAG
- the nadK gene encoding NAD(+) kinase yields the protein MKKSFDIIAIIGKPRDQHAIQTHRELYHWLKSQGKQVFIDDRLQDILSDIPESDFSNLIALGNTADLAIVVGGDGNMLGAARVLSRFDICVIGVNKGNLGFLTDVNPDDFEGTLTEVMNGDYIVEERFLLEAEIHRHGQIKSHNAALNEAVLHPGQVAHMIEFEVYIDDSFAFSQRSDGLIVATPTGSTAYSLSGGGPILSTSMNAISLVPMFPHTLSSRPLVVDGDRRIKLVVSPDNRGTQEVSCDGQISLPVSPGDEIHIYRSPNCLKLIHPKDYSYYHVLRNKLGWSSKLF from the coding sequence ATGAAAAAGTCTTTTGACATCATCGCGATAATTGGCAAACCTCGAGACCAACACGCCATACAAACCCACCGAGAGCTCTATCATTGGCTTAAAAGCCAAGGAAAACAGGTTTTCATCGATGATAGGCTGCAAGATATCTTGTCAGATATTCCAGAGTCGGACTTCTCTAATCTGATCGCTCTTGGTAACACCGCTGATCTTGCAATTGTGGTTGGTGGTGATGGCAATATGCTCGGAGCCGCCAGGGTATTATCACGCTTTGATATCTGCGTTATCGGCGTTAATAAAGGCAATTTAGGCTTCCTAACCGATGTTAACCCTGATGACTTCGAGGGAACACTCACAGAAGTTATGAACGGTGATTACATCGTTGAGGAACGTTTTCTTCTCGAAGCTGAGATTCATCGTCACGGTCAAATTAAGAGCCATAATGCGGCACTCAATGAGGCGGTGCTCCACCCTGGTCAAGTTGCACACATGATCGAGTTTGAGGTTTATATCGATGATAGTTTTGCTTTTTCACAACGCTCTGATGGCTTAATTGTCGCGACGCCAACAGGCTCAACCGCCTACTCACTCTCTGGTGGTGGCCCAATCCTATCAACCAGCATGAATGCAATAAGCCTGGTGCCAATGTTCCCACATACACTCTCCAGTCGCCCACTGGTTGTCGATGGTGATCGCCGCATCAAATTAGTGGTGTCTCCAGACAATCGTGGAACCCAGGAAGTAAGTTGCGACGGTCAAATTTCACTGCCTGTCTCACCCGGTGATGAAATTCACATCTACCGCAGCCCAAACTGTCTCAAACTGATACATCCGAAAGACTATAGCTATTACCACGTTTTACGAAACAAGCTTGGTTGGTCAAGTAAGTTATTCTAA
- the recN gene encoding DNA repair protein RecN, translated as MLAHLSVNNFAIVKTLQLELAQGMTTITGETGAGKSIAIDALGLCLGGRAEAGMVRQGEEKTEVSAAFNLDNNIHATRWLEDNDLLDGSECILRRTITKEGRSRAFVNGSPVPLSQLKSLGQLLINIHGQHAHHQLMKSEYQMAMLDQYAGHTNLLKATRHAYQAWRQADNNLKQLKENSQANLAQKQLLEYQIKELNELAINEDEFQELEQEHKRLSNSGELASTCQQAIELIYEGEEVNALGILQSASHSLIQLAELDEKLAELPNMLSEAMIQIEEANSELRNYLDSIDVDPARMAYVEERFSKIMSISRKHHVMPEELYQHHQDLLQQIEALDCSDEKLDGLAQEVQEKFQLFLNHSEKLHKSRSRYAKELNKLITQSMHELSMEKAKFCIDVCNDMPHPSPLGMDNVTFLVSTNPGQPMQPIAKVASGGELSRISLAIQVITAQKVDTPSLIFDEVDVGISGPTAAVVGKMLRKLGESTQVLCVTHLPQVAGSGHQQLFVAKQTKGGKTETQMRLLDCEQRVGELARLLGGSEITESTLANAKELLIAA; from the coding sequence ATGCTGGCTCATTTAAGCGTAAACAACTTTGCTATCGTTAAAACTCTACAACTCGAACTTGCCCAGGGCATGACCACCATCACTGGCGAAACCGGTGCGGGTAAATCTATCGCTATCGATGCACTGGGCCTTTGCCTAGGAGGGCGAGCAGAAGCTGGAATGGTGCGCCAAGGTGAAGAGAAAACGGAGGTCAGTGCTGCGTTTAATCTGGACAATAATATTCACGCAACACGCTGGCTCGAAGACAATGACCTACTCGACGGTAGTGAGTGTATTCTGCGCCGAACCATCACTAAAGAAGGCCGTTCACGTGCTTTTGTTAATGGCAGTCCAGTGCCACTCTCACAGCTAAAATCACTCGGCCAGCTTTTGATCAATATACATGGTCAACATGCCCACCATCAATTGATGAAGTCCGAGTACCAAATGGCGATGCTTGACCAATATGCGGGTCATACGAATCTTTTAAAAGCGACACGCCATGCTTATCAAGCATGGCGACAAGCGGATAACAACCTCAAGCAACTCAAAGAGAACAGCCAAGCTAACCTAGCCCAAAAGCAGCTGCTTGAATATCAGATCAAAGAACTTAACGAGTTAGCGATCAATGAAGATGAATTCCAAGAGCTTGAACAAGAACACAAACGCCTATCCAACAGCGGTGAGCTCGCCTCTACCTGTCAGCAAGCCATTGAGCTTATCTATGAAGGTGAAGAAGTTAATGCGCTTGGTATTCTCCAATCAGCCAGTCACTCCCTAATTCAGCTCGCTGAACTGGATGAGAAACTTGCTGAGCTGCCAAACATGCTTTCAGAAGCGATGATCCAGATTGAAGAAGCAAACAGTGAACTGCGCAACTATCTCGACAGCATCGATGTAGACCCTGCGCGTATGGCTTACGTTGAAGAGCGATTCTCGAAAATCATGTCGATTTCTCGCAAGCACCACGTTATGCCAGAAGAGCTGTATCAACACCACCAAGATCTTCTTCAGCAAATTGAAGCACTTGATTGCTCGGATGAAAAGCTCGATGGTCTCGCTCAAGAGGTACAGGAGAAGTTCCAGCTGTTTTTGAACCACTCAGAGAAACTGCACAAATCACGTTCGCGCTACGCCAAAGAGCTCAACAAGCTCATTACGCAAAGCATGCACGAACTCAGTATGGAAAAAGCGAAATTCTGCATTGATGTGTGTAATGACATGCCCCACCCTTCACCGCTTGGTATGGACAACGTGACTTTCCTTGTCTCAACGAACCCAGGCCAACCAATGCAACCCATCGCAAAGGTCGCCTCTGGTGGTGAGTTATCGCGAATCTCATTAGCTATCCAAGTCATTACCGCACAAAAAGTCGATACACCAAGCCTGATTTTCGATGAAGTCGATGTGGGCATCAGCGGCCCTACCGCAGCGGTTGTTGGAAAAATGCTGCGTAAACTTGGCGAATCGACTCAGGTACTGTGTGTCACTCACTTACCTCAAGTGGCGGGCAGTGGTCATCAACAGCTGTTTGTCGCCAAACAAACCAAAGGTGGTAAAACTGAAACCCAAATGCGCCTGCTCGATTGTGAACAGCGCGTGGGCGAGCTAGCCCGTCTATTGGGGGGCAGTGAAATCACTGAGAGCACACTGGCAAACGCAAAAGAGCTACTTATCGCAGCATAA
- the bamE gene encoding outer membrane protein assembly factor BamE, with protein MQFKKWLIAVPLALTMLTGCSLAEKLVYRIDINQGNYVEQEAVDKLRFGMTKEQVRFVLGSPMLIENGRPDTWYYIYHHTKGHQDSIQRDLVVNFDEAGTLTDITGDYIVGESFYESLR; from the coding sequence ATGCAGTTTAAGAAGTGGCTGATCGCTGTCCCACTTGCTCTGACGATGTTAACGGGTTGTTCCTTGGCGGAAAAACTGGTTTATCGAATCGATATTAACCAAGGCAACTATGTCGAGCAGGAAGCGGTAGACAAATTAAGATTTGGTATGACCAAAGAGCAAGTGCGTTTTGTACTTGGCTCACCAATGTTGATTGAAAATGGTCGTCCTGATACCTGGTACTACATCTATCACCATACGAAGGGTCATCAAGACTCAATCCAGCGTGACCTTGTCGTTAATTTCGATGAAGCAGGCACACTAACGGATATTACGGGTGATTACATTGTGGGTGAGAGCTTCTACGAAAGCTTACGTTAA
- a CDS encoding RnfH family protein translates to MSIESEMIHVEVVYALPQEQRVFTLVVNEKTTVEEIIEQSGVLKLYPEIDLAKNKVGVFSRNVKLDATVRDRDRIEIYRPLLADPKEIRRKRAEQAKASGAADPVTGGKPSPLRKTG, encoded by the coding sequence ATGAGTATTGAGTCTGAGATGATTCATGTTGAGGTGGTGTATGCATTACCTCAAGAGCAACGAGTGTTTACCTTGGTCGTGAATGAAAAAACGACGGTCGAGGAGATTATTGAGCAATCTGGTGTGTTAAAACTCTACCCAGAGATTGATCTTGCAAAGAACAAAGTCGGCGTGTTCAGCCGTAACGTTAAGCTGGATGCCACCGTGCGTGACCGCGACCGTATTGAGATTTATCGTCCACTTTTGGCTGACCCAAAAGAGATTCGACGCAAGCGAGCTGAGCAGGCGAAAGCCAGTGGCGCCGCAGATCCTGTCACAGGCGGAAAGCCTAGTCCGCTAAGAAAGACAGGCTAA
- a CDS encoding SRPBCC family protein, producing the protein MKQVSRSALVSFSAEQMYDLVNDVSNYPEFLPGCAGSKVLESGDASMVASVDVAKAGISKTFTTNNTLLPGRSIVMDLVDGPFKSLTGGWYFTPLDEQACKVELKLEFEFSSKMIELAFGKVFHELTNNMVNAFTKRAKQVYQCYEY; encoded by the coding sequence ATGAAGCAAGTCAGTCGTTCCGCATTAGTCAGTTTTAGTGCTGAACAGATGTATGACCTAGTCAATGATGTGTCAAACTATCCGGAGTTTTTGCCAGGCTGTGCGGGCTCTAAAGTCTTGGAGTCGGGGGATGCCTCAATGGTGGCATCGGTCGATGTAGCAAAAGCGGGCATCAGCAAAACCTTCACCACGAACAATACGCTATTGCCAGGGCGCTCTATCGTGATGGATTTAGTAGATGGTCCATTTAAGTCTTTAACAGGCGGTTGGTATTTTACACCGCTTGATGAGCAAGCATGTAAAGTTGAGCTCAAACTCGAGTTCGAATTTAGCAGCAAGATGATCGAACTTGCCTTTGGTAAAGTGTTTCATGAACTCACTAACAACATGGTGAATGCGTTTACTAAACGCGCAAAGCAGGTATATCAGTGTTATGAGTATTGA
- the smpB gene encoding SsrA-binding protein SmpB, which translates to MAKKKSKQKAGSNTIALNKKARHEYFIDDEIEAGLELQGWEVKSLRQGKANIAESYVFMRDGEAFVSGMTITPLNQASTHVVANPTRVRKLLLSRRELDNLLGRINREGMTLAALSLYWSRSWVKMKIGVAKGKKLHDKRTDLKEKDWAREKARVMKSSLR; encoded by the coding sequence ATGGCAAAGAAAAAATCAAAACAAAAAGCGGGTAGCAATACCATCGCTCTCAATAAGAAAGCTCGCCACGAATACTTCATCGATGATGAAATTGAAGCCGGCTTGGAGCTACAGGGCTGGGAAGTAAAATCACTTCGTCAGGGTAAAGCGAACATCGCTGAAAGTTACGTTTTCATGCGTGACGGAGAAGCGTTTGTCAGCGGTATGACGATTACTCCTCTTAATCAAGCATCAACACACGTCGTCGCAAACCCTACGCGCGTACGTAAACTTCTTTTAAGCCGTCGCGAACTTGATAACCTACTGGGTCGTATCAACCGCGAAGGTATGACTTTAGCAGCACTTTCTCTTTACTGGTCTCGTTCTTGGGTGAAGATGAAAATCGGTGTTGCTAAGGGTAAAAAACTGCACGATAAACGTACTGATCTTAAAGAGAAAGATTGGGCACGTGAAAAAGCGCGCGTCATGAAGAGCTCGCTGCGCTAA
- a CDS encoding integrase domain-containing protein codes for MARITKPLTNTEIKQAKAQEKQYTLSDGGGLFLRVRPNNSKNWLLSYYHPLTKKRLVIGFGMYPAVTLQEARVKRDDAKSLLAKGIDPKSHRDQALSQAIHSNNNSLASIADKWFLVKKTKVTDSYADDIWRSLELHVFPTLGAIPINEIEAPRVIEKLEPLAAKGSLETVKRVCQRLNEIMVFAVNTGVIHSNPLQGIKAAFASPKKTHMPTLAPNELPKLMKALSTASIKTTTRCLIHWQLHTMVRPNEAAGARWEEIDYDNNLWTLPAERMKKGKAHVVPLTNSTLELLQIMKPISGHLEFIFPADRSNDAHINSQTANAAIKRMGFAGVLVAHGLRSIASTTLNEQGFSPDIIEAALAHVDRNEVRRAYNRAKYIRERRNLMEWWSEYILEASNNNIL; via the coding sequence ATGGCACGGATTACCAAACCTCTTACAAATACAGAAATAAAGCAAGCTAAAGCCCAAGAAAAGCAATACACCCTAAGTGATGGTGGCGGCTTGTTTCTGCGTGTTCGTCCAAATAATTCTAAAAACTGGCTTCTTAGTTACTACCATCCACTAACCAAAAAAAGACTTGTGATTGGTTTTGGTATGTACCCTGCGGTAACCCTTCAAGAAGCTCGAGTCAAGCGTGACGATGCTAAGTCACTCCTTGCTAAAGGGATTGATCCAAAATCTCACCGTGACCAAGCGTTAAGTCAGGCCATTCATTCAAACAACAATAGTTTGGCATCGATTGCAGATAAGTGGTTTTTGGTAAAGAAGACAAAAGTTACAGACAGTTATGCCGACGACATTTGGCGTTCCCTCGAGTTACACGTGTTCCCAACACTGGGAGCTATTCCGATCAATGAGATCGAAGCCCCCCGTGTTATCGAAAAACTTGAACCATTGGCCGCAAAGGGCAGCCTTGAAACAGTAAAGCGCGTTTGCCAACGCTTAAACGAAATTATGGTATTTGCTGTTAATACTGGTGTTATTCACTCCAATCCTCTTCAGGGCATTAAAGCAGCCTTTGCGTCACCTAAAAAAACACACATGCCTACCCTTGCGCCTAATGAACTGCCTAAGTTAATGAAAGCTCTCTCTACCGCAAGTATCAAGACTACTACGCGCTGTTTAATCCATTGGCAGCTCCATACAATGGTACGTCCCAACGAAGCAGCTGGGGCTCGCTGGGAGGAAATCGACTATGACAATAACCTATGGACGCTTCCTGCCGAACGAATGAAGAAAGGAAAAGCGCATGTAGTTCCATTGACAAACTCTACGTTAGAACTGCTTCAAATCATGAAGCCAATCAGCGGACATCTTGAGTTTATTTTCCCAGCAGATCGTTCGAACGATGCCCACATTAACTCTCAGACTGCAAATGCAGCTATAAAACGCATGGGCTTTGCCGGGGTGCTAGTAGCACACGGCTTACGCTCAATCGCAAGCACTACATTAAATGAACAAGGATTCTCACCAGACATTATTGAAGCAGCACTCGCTCACGTTGATAGGAACGAGGTTCGTAGAGCCTACAACAGAGCCAAGTATATTCGAGAACGCCGTAACCTTATGGAATGGTGGAGCGAATATATCTTGGAAGCTTCAAACAATAATATCTTGTGA